The Etheostoma cragini isolate CJK2018 chromosome 15, CSU_Ecrag_1.0, whole genome shotgun sequence genome window below encodes:
- the tnrc18 gene encoding trinucleotide repeat-containing gene 18 protein isoform X2, whose protein sequence is MDGRDFGPPRSVHVPPPLLAGLAMESHRLGAAAAARRIPPSPGHLSASHPPPLHSGKFLPSAINLHPHHSDAYAAGSSPFLSGYHGHSPLTSDPAYRSANPSSLQMAQLWASHAHEGYPPLPSSLYSSPYLSLGHLDSPSLSQHPLYDSHKEGFYLPASLSQLPLHPPSAPPTVPSSSTPPQRTSRDGGRDRPYRGERERERSREEQRPHSVVDLTQDGRSEEDRRARSGDREREKERDRDTERDRDSWPFHPRHHQQKSHSQPSTVEPRSRPSPPQHSFPSGGGGRFHGPEMDRGGQDEEGGSRPHPNSNFNANSNNSNSHSDRQRRNDSVATSAGTLHISYALPPAFQQQPSTPREPTREQRVSAPTYVPSVEVYDERVGPIQIASQARDNKHSDKHREKERDRERERDRERDRERNLERESYRFPERSLMEHPRLSQSGDSGNQREEGSVICSNGSIGKRGQDVSYSSSQSRFSPETRDIKHSIQLGIERAGAEPKWNTISPLANYATSHMAALAAQHGHTLSSPHSQPTHAQMPHSPHATHRPSNTPHSAHSHSPQNHPSQHGHGRAVEEGSQRRYLDPSALYRPGGSLAGERGGGSGSDPTEVSAMQSLIKYSGDFAAEGPGSSRHAGDGRGPFGGLAHVGMEAEREREKERGREKDKERERERDRERVSVGSGGSGAVRMPPHLKREQERPDSARSFGRETEGEVRHPPVGIAVAVARQRDSGSTSKQTSGPSDTQRTLLQTAIKDEERGEERGRHHDDRLLAGRLEREQEKVLRESKELAEYTQMHPTPLSSSLTPSLMTPNLMVTGGAGRWPPDPSTLTSHPWMPQPGAPPVWLSSSPYSLGPSSLHQTLPPGYPPSLPGSIPHSYQFARDPQSGQLIVIPTEHLPHYGGDVLERGAPVWPGVYSTGSSLQHAAQLQLLSQQQMLRQQELLMIQQHTAQVLELQRNAQLVERLKASEHRPEMQDKADKRNAHPKPRPSSISSPSPSPILHPRKPPPPSRTPTPCTSSLTPLPPLPSPVTTLKSEEGGQRVLSHPPTPLPHPPSPFSASPPPSSPRRPKLEAAEEGEVGRRGQREGQKPTSATFQGIYSDLPPGYPYQSITAPFGSPFPPYHIPAPTGANTEVVPPHRSRSPASVAPSPSAHLHSRLLETNIKPQKLEPSKTGSFLKQEPGLEQPALDMTPESLGPLRGSCSPALAGQDREEDGEVPKPQPRPLPLLVPSPLPLQSERQDEVREEDKEVKMELSSYSCQAAYALPRPLTETEPKPEIMKDPEWYPACIVADSDCQESAQMCASLEQITSPVCEQERPDTLINSHNPSQKESITETPACSPPTSNSPLPLVIGPEDPMAGILALLAASEMAQARPSTPPAPTLTLHIENPIMGADCSSAGALEMVALEGMALLSQMAQREMEHMSLEQDLTLEGLDCLLEASRQILLEAIEKQSHIDLPRTLDPTKKYSWRQRKEEPLYSKMSLDVLDAVEVEYRVRLAELQKTYKERQRDLSRLQRRRDKRERQQQEDERRSLTRRGRGRPRKRKHLATPPKLDSRPGKVGRTVQYSEDSEAGEEQRKRFRVSREDEETEAGSGGGNVKKKKKKKSWNDQEPSTSHVLEVLKTKRGPVCEQEQLASDLNRALSLTQLSSLGASRKLTSTSKSDKSKGKSAESRMKERSIHPSTKTGKHKMPAKASSLETVPKVKGQKKTALFSTMRSELSSGSNNSDSEEHISARGGWPSLSGTRSHGDLTTKRRSASSPTSLLSSEKSRKKKHKHLSLLLEEAGLSSSDDSFDQETSEDDYENEDESELDNNDGCEESGLGLLARFAASALPVSSTPLSLIHDEHRSRQSTLGSSECEWSDSGSDIRLRKFPSLLHGKRSAPELPLLPPATRRIDQTSPSKRDDSLPVKRKPLPKPRPTPRSPRPFSFDSASGFGGFSEDEGWTRRRSERIFLHDATTTASPMPVSASASTSQSSCSSSAPPLTPKPASRPKASPPSREGKDVVKKKKLKDSPLPVSPSTLCSPITDAPPPMSLSPVRKSQQKAKTKAREPSRGAVSRLMESMAADEDFEPNQDSSFSEDEVVPTLSNSVSERSSTPAPVQCVLDKDSLVDGLRVLIPMDDQLLYAGHVNTVHSPDIYSVVVEGERGNRPHIYCLEQLLQEAIIDVKPPSVRYLPEGTRIAAYWSQQYRCLYPGTVVNGSSDVDEKDDLITVEFDDGDTGRIPLSHIRLLPPDYKIHCAEPSPALLVASCSRRRVRKCSKDVGTKPEETAPKIKGKPGRKPKPKPETSVNPDGREKPDLLSSSAQPVERPPAPAKPSQDRTSSVQKAAQEKPQPASRPAMGTMAKTGRKSSTTSPASSPTLPNPVPRKASSGQPPATKPARALPSSLYPSTYGKVLTVDLYSEPNLSSYNNQRRDREISSSVSPSTNRQMSRPNMATSSAAPKPSALSTPRPTSASSSKTKPSSDHHRPSHSAGLIPISRLSMGKPGSSLTSRPSSSSLSSSSAPRPKLKMQSDQLSSRPSPVSRTKPGPGKSDVVSVVRRKPLSAEPLVKLDHEGVTSPKTKKTKALMLLEGRGIRGDHTPITTATANQKLLKAKPLRALDRESCLPEKDSAYKAQMLAKEKAEGRGSAARGQEMVTREEKGKREERKEVEKRDERKMKEESQSSSSSDSEEEREKGKIKKKKKCTSSCSSSSSSCSGSSSSSSSSSSSSSSSSTDDSSCSSDEERTPTSPQGPVAPPPLQDNPKEEKKDDDEEEEGEEEERKNEVEVKVEEEEEEEEELSPLSPSSSPSASPTPSAPAKPATGKGSGQRGRPPKPKPSGGEGKVGRPKRREGVHLPTTKELAKRQRLPSVENRPKISAFLPARQLWKWFGKPTQRRGMKGKAKKLFYKAIVRGREMIRIGDCAVFLSAGRPNLPFIGRIQSMWESWGSNMVVRVNWFYHPEETNPGKKLTDKKNWDQMCGQSLPAALHSSIQRKDFMERALYQSSHSDENDVQTVSHKCLVVSVEEYEQMTHTRRYADSEDLYYLAGTYEPTTGMIFNTDGVPVIC, encoded by the exons ATGGATGGCAGAGATTTTGGACCTCCCCGATCCGTCCACGTACCCCCTCCGTTGTTGGCGGGGCTCGCAATGGAGTCTCACCGACtcggagcagcagcagcagccaggagGATCCCTCCCTCGCCCGGTCACTTGAGCGCGAGTCATCCGCCGCCTCTCCACTCCGGGAAATTCTTGCCATCGGCCATTAACCTACATCCACACCACA GTGATGCCTACGCAGCAGGCTCGAGTCCCTTCCTGTCAGGTTATCATGGCCACTCCcccttgacctctgaccctgcGTACCGATCGGCCAATCCCAGCAGTCTGCAGATGGCTCAGCTGTGGGCATCACACGCTCATGAAG GCTACCCTCCTCTGCCAAGCAGTCTGTACTCCAGCCCCTACCTGTCCCTGGGGCACCTGGATTCTCCCTCGCTCTCCCAGCACCCTCTGTACGACTCACACAAAG AGGGCTTTTACCTGCCAGCCTCCTTGAGCCAGTTGCCTCTCCACCCTCCATCGGCTCCTCCGACCGTCCCGTCCAGCTCCACACCCCCCCAGAGGACGTCCAGAGATGGGGGAAGGGACCGACCTTACcggggggagagggagagagagcggtCAAGAGAGGAGCAGAGGCCACACAGTGTGGTGGACCTGACACAGGATGGGAGGAGCGAGGAGGACCGCAGGGCAAGGAGCGGCGACCGGGaacgagagaaagaaagggaccGGGAcacggagagagacagagatagttGGCCTTTCCATCCTCGCCACCACCAGCAGAAGTCACACTCCCAGCCTTCCACAGTGGAGCCCAGATCCAGGCCGTCACCTCCACAGCACTCCTTCCCTTCAGGTGGGGGTGGGAGATTTCATGGACCAGAAATGGACAGAGGGGGTCAAGATGAAGAAGGGGGCTCGCGACCCCACCCTAACAGTAACTTTAACGCTAACTCCAATAACTCAAACTCCCACTcggacagacagaggaggaatgACTCTGTAGCCACGTCAGCTGGGACCCTCCACATCTCCTACGCCCTTCCTCCTGCGTTTCAGCAGCaaccctccacacccagagagCCTACAAGAGAACAGCGAGTCAGCGCACCGACATATGTGCCTTCTGTGGAGGTTTACGATGAGCGGGTCGGGCCCATCCAGATCGCCTCCCAGGCCCGAGACAACAAACACAgtgacaaacacagagaaaaggaaCGAGACAGAGAACGAGAGCGCGACAGAGAGCGTGATCGGGAGAGAAACCTCGAGAGGGAGAGCTACAGGTTTCCTGAGAGGAGCCTGATGGAGCATCCTCGACTCTCCCAGTCTGGCGATTCAGGCAATCAGAGAGAGGAGGGTTCTGTCATTTGTTCAAATGGTTCCATTGGTAAACGAGGTCAGGACGTGTCTTACTCCTCCAGTCAATCAAGGTTCAGCCCGGAAACCAGGGACATTAAACACTCAATCCAATTGGGTATAGAGCGGGCAGGGGCGGAGCCTAAGTGGAATACCATTAGCCCTTTAGCCAACTATGCCACGAGTCACATGGCTGCTCTTGCAGCCCAACACGGACACACACTCTCTTCCCCCCACAGCCAGCCGACACATGCACAAATGCCCCATTCCCCTCACGCAACTCATCGGCCCAGCAACACCCCACACTCCGCCCACAGCCATTCCCCCCAGAATCACCCCTCCCAACACGGACATGGGCGTGCGGTTGAGGAGGGGAGTCAGAGACGCTACCTGGACCCATCTGCGCTCTACCGACCTGGGGGGTCATTGGCTGGAGAGCGGGGTGGGGGATCAGGGTCAGATCCCACAGAGGTTTCAGCCATGCAGAGTCTGATTAAATACAGTGGGGACTTTGCTGCTGAAGGTCCAGGGTCCTCCAGGCACGCTGGGGATGGCAGAGGGCCCTTTGGTGGTCTGGCTCACGTTGGTATGGAAGccgagagggagagggagaaagaaagagggagggaaaaagataaagaaagagagagggagagagatagggaGAGGGTATCGGTTGGATCAGGTGGTTCTGGGGCGGTGAGAATGCCTCCCCATCTGAAGAGAGAGCAGGAGCGGCCGGACAGCGCCCGCTCGTTTGGCCGGGAGACGGAGGGGGAGGTGCGACACCCTCCAGTTGGCATCGCTGTGGCTGTGGCCCGGCAAAGAGACAGTGGAAGCACCAGTAAACAGACCAGTGGACcctcagacacacagagaaccCTGCTGCAAACAGCTATTAAAG ATGAGGAGCGAGGGGAGGAGCGGGGTCGTCACCATGATGACCGACTGCTGGCTGGCCGGCTGGAGCGCGAGCAGGAGAAAGTGCTCAG AGAGTCTAAGGAACTGGCAGAATATACGCAGATGCACCCAACCCCGCTATCTAGCAGCTTGACACCCAGCCTCATGACCCCCAATCTTATGGTCACAGGAGGGGCGGGACGATGGCCTCCCGACCCCTCAACTCTGACCTCTCACCCCTGGATGCCCCAACCTGGAGCCCCCCCAGTCTGGCTCTCCAGCTCCCCATACA GCCTCGGTCCTTCCTCGCTCCACCAGACCCTCCCCCCAGGCTACCCACCCTCTCTGCCAGGCTCCATTCCCCATTCATACCAGTTTGCCAGAGACCCACAGTCTGGACAGCTAATAGTCATCCCCACCGAACACCTGCCACACTACG GAGGTGATGTACTGGAGCGGGGAGCCCCGGTGTGGCCGGGGGTCTACAGTACCGGCAGCTCGCTGCAGCATGCAGCCCAGCTCCAGCTCCTCTCTCAGCAGCAGATGCTCCGGCAACAGGAGCTGCTCATGATCCAGCAGCACACAGCGCAGGTCCTGGAGCTGCAGAGGAACGCACAGCTAGTC GAGCGTTTAAAGGCCAGCGAACACCGGCCGGAGATGCAAGACAAAGCAGACAAGCGAAACGCCCACCCCAAACCACGCCCCTCCTCAATATCTTCTCCGTCTCCCTCACCAATCTTGCACCCCCGCAaacctccccctccctctcggACGCCAACCCCGTGTACTTCCTCCCTCACCCCTCTGCCTCCGCTCCCCTCCCCGGTGACCACCCTCAAGTCAGAGGAAGGTGGGCAGAGAGTGTTGTCTCACCCACCGACACCCCTGCCTCACCCGCCTTCCCCCTTCTCCGCCTCTCCGCCCCCATCTTCACCACGGCGTCCTAAACTAGAGGCGGCCGAGGAGGGGGAGGTGGGCCGGAGGGGGCAGAGAGAAGGACAGAAGCCGACCTCTGCAACCTTTCAAGGCATCTACTCTG ATCTCCCTCCTGGTTACCCTTACCAGTCCATCACTGCCCCATTTGGCTCACCTTTCCCCCCTTATCACATCCCAGCACCCACAGGGGCAAACACAGAAGTAGTCCCACCCCACCGCTCCCGCTCTCCCGCCTCTGTTGCCCCTTCGCCCTCAGCACACCTCCATTCAAGGCTGCTGGAAACCAACATCAAGCCACAGAAACTAGAGCCCTCAAAGACGGGATCTTTTCTCAAGCAGGAACCAGGTCTGGAACAGCCTGCACTAGACATGACGCCAGAATCTCTGGGTCCCCTTCGCGGGAGCTGCAGCCCTGCACTCGCCGGccaggacagagaggaagacGGGGAAGTCCCGAAGCCCCAGCCTCGACCGCTACCTCTGCTTGTCCCCAGCCCTCTACCGCTACAGAGTGAAAGACAGGATGAAGTTAGGGAGGAAGACAAGGAAGTTAAAATGGAGTTGTCATCTTACTCCTGCCAGGCAGCATATGCCCTGCCTCGTCCACTCACAGAAACTGAACCTAAACCCGAGATCATGAAGGATCCAGAATGGTATCCAGCATGCATTGTTGCAGATTCAGACTGCCAGGAGTCGGCTCAGATGTGTGCGTCACTAGAACAAATCACCAGCCCAGTGTGTGAACAAGAACGGCCAGACACTCTGATCAACTCGCACAATCCAAGTCAGAAAGAAAGTATCACTGAAACTCCCGCTTGTTCTCCTCCCACCTCCAACTCGCCACTCCCGCTGGTCATCGGCCCTGAAGATCCCATGGCAGGGATATTGGCTCTGCTGGCAGCCAGTGAGATGGCCCAGGCTCGCCCCAGCACCCCACCCGCCCCAACACTTACACTGCATATAGAAAACCCTATCATGGGTGCAGATTGCAGCAGCGCAGGGGCTCTGGAGATGGTGGCACTGGAGGGGATGGCCCTGCTTAGCCAAATGGCCCAGCGAGAGATGGAGCACATGAGCCTGGAGCAAG ATCTGACATTAGAGGGTCTGGACTGTCTTCTGGAAGCAAGCAGACAGATTTTGTTGGAGGCCATTGAGAAACAGTCCCACATCGATCTGCCCAGAACGCTGGACCCCACCAAGAAGTATAGCTGGAGGCAGAGGAAGGAAGAGCCG CTGTACAGTAAAATGTCCCTGGACGTGTTGGACGCAGTGGAAGTGGAGTACCGTGTCCGCCTGGCCGAGCTGCAGAAGACATAtaaggagaggcagagagattTGAGCAGGCTGCAGAGACGCAGAGACAAGCG TGagcggcagcagcaggaggacgAGAGGCGGAGTCTGACCAGACGGGGCAGAGGACGACCCAGGAAGAGGAAACACTTGGCTACACCTCCCAAACTGGACAGCAGGCCTGGAAA GGTGGGTAGGACAGTGCAATACTCTGAGGACTCTGAAGCTGGGGAGGAACAGAGGAAGAGGTTTCGCGTGTCCAGAGAAGACGAGGAGACGGAAgcaggaagtggaggaggaaatgtgaaaaagaagaaaaagaagaagagctgGAATGACCAGGAGCCGTCCACCAGTCATGTTCTAGAG GTGTTGAAGACGAAGCGTGGCCCCGTGTGTGAGCAGGAGCAGCTGGCGTCAGACCTCAACAGGGCGCTTTCACTCACGCAGCTCAGCTCACTCGGCGCATCGCGCAAACTTACCTCCACCTCCAAATCAGACAAGTCGAAGGGCAAGTCTGCGGAAAGTAGGATGAAGGAGCGCAGCATCCACCCGTCCACTAAAACGGGGAAACACAAGATGCCCGCCAAGGCTTCGTCTTTGGAGACCGTCCCTAAAGTGAAAGGTCAGAAGAAGACTGCTTTGTTCTCCACCATGAGATCGGAGCTCAGCAGCGGCTCCAACA ACTCAGATTCAGAGGAGCACATTTCTGCTCGAGGGGGCTGGCCCTCTCTCTCAGGCACGCGTTCCCACGGCGACCTGACCACGAAGAGGCGGTCCGCATCCTCGCCGACATCCCTGCTGTCCAGCGAGAAGTCTCggaagaagaaacacaagcacTTATCCCTGCTGCTGGAGGAAGCGGGCCTCAGCTCCTCCGACGACTCCTTCGACCAAG AAACCTCCGAGGATGACTACGAGAACGAGGACGAGTCTGAATTGGACAATAATGATGGCTGTGAGGAGAGTGGACTGGGTCTTCTGGCCAGGTTTGCGGCAAGCGCGCTCCCTGTCAGCTCCACCCCATTGAGCCTTATCCATGATGAACACCGCAGCAGGCAAAGCActctgg GGTCTTCAGAGTGTGAGTGGTCAGACTCTGGCTCGGACATACGACTGAGGAAGTTCCCCTCTCTGCTGCATGGCAAACGTTCTGCCCCAGAGCTCCCCCTGTTGCCCCCGGCAACCCGCCGCATCGACCAGACCAGCCCCTCAAAGCGAGATGACTCTCTGCCAGTCAAACGCAAGCCTCTGCCTAAGCCTAGGCCCACGCCCCGGTCGCCGCGACCATTTAGCTTTGACTCCGCCTCCGGGTTTGGAGGCTTCAGCGAGGACGAGGGCTGGACCCGACGACGCAGCGAGAGGATCTTCCTCCACGATGCCACCACCACAGCCAGTCCGATGCCCGTGTCAGCATCCGCTTCCACCAGTCAGAGCTCCTGCTCCAGCTCAGCCCCACCTCTTACCCCGAAGCCAGCCTCCAGACCCAAAGCCTCTCCGCCTAGCAGAGAGGGGAAAGATGTGGTGAAA aaaaagaagctgaaggactCTCCTCTGCCCGTGAGTCCGTCCACTCTGTGCAGTCCAATCACAGACGCCCCTCCACCCATGAGCCTCAGCCCGGTTCGCAAGAGCCAACAAAAAGCCAAGACCAAGGCTAGAGAG CCATCCAGGGGAGCGGTGAGCCGGCTGATGGAGAGCATGGCGGCAGATGAAGACTTTGAGCCCAACCAGGACAGCAGCTTCAGCGAAGACGAAGTCGTCCCGACACTCAGCAACAGCGTATCGGAGAGGTCCTCCACACCTG CTCCAGTGCAGTGTGTGTTGGATAAGGATTCTCTAGTGGACGGACTCAGAGTTTTGATCCCGATGGACGACCAGCTATTGTACGCAGGACATGTGAACACTGTACACTCCCCTGACAT ATACAGCGTGGTGgtggagggggagagagggaacCGACCACACATCTACTGCTTAGAACAACTGCTGCAGGAGGCT ATCATCGATGTGAAGCCTCCGTCCGTGCGCTACCTCCCAGAGGGCACCCGCATCGCTGCCTACTGGAGCCAGCAGTACCGCTGCCTGTACCCTGGCACTGTTGTCAACG GAAGTTCAGATGTTGACGAGAAGGATGATCTTATCACCGTGGAGTTTGACGATGGCGATACAGGCCGCATCCCCCTCTCCCACATTCGACTGCTGCCGCCAGACTACAAGATCCAct GCGCTGAGCCGTCCCCTGCGCTGCTCGTGGCCAGCTGCTCCAGGAGGCGAGTCCGCAAATGCAGCAAAGACGTGGGAACAAAGCCAGAGGAGACCGCTCCCAAGATCAAAGGAAAACCGGGTCGCAAACCCAAACCCAAACCAG AGACCTCTGTGAACCCAGATGGCCGAGAGAAACCTGATCTTCTATCCTCCTCCGCCCAGCCCGTAGAGAGACCGCCGGCTCCAGCCAAGCCTTCCCAAGACAGGACCTCCTCTGTCCAGAAGGCGGCTCAGGAGAAGCCCCAGCCTGCTTCCCGGCCAGCAATGGGAACCATGGCCAAAACAGGCCGTAAGAGCTCCACCACATCTCCCGCAAGTAGCCCTACCCTTCCCAACCCGGTCCCCAGGAAGGCCAGTTCAGGCCAGCCTCCCGCTACTAAACCCGCCCGcgctctcccttcctccctctacCCCTCCACCTATGGAAAAGTCCTGACTGTGGATCTGTACAGTGAGCCCAACCTCAGCTCATACAACAACCAGCGCAGAGACCGAGAGATTAGCAGCAGTGTCAGTCCGTCCACCAACAGACAAATGTCCAGACCCAATATGGCAACATCATCTGCTGCACCCAAGCCAAGTGCTTTGTCCACGCCCAGGCCAACCTCTGCCTCCTCATCCAAAACCAAACCCTCCTCGGATCATCACAGACCCAGCCACAGTGCTGGACTCATCCCCATCTCCAGGCTGTCAATGGGCAAACCCGGCTCTTCGCTGACTTCCAGACCTTCCTCATCTTCACTGTCATCATCATCTGCCCCTAGACCCAAACTGAAGATGCAGTCTGACCAGCTTTCCTCCAGACCCAGCCCCGTCTCCAGGACCAAACCCGGCCCGGGAAAAAGTGACGTGGTCTCGGTGGTGAGACGCAAGCCCCTGTCTGCGGAGCCCCTTGTGAAGCTCGACCATGAAGGTGTCACCTCCCCCAAGACCAAGAAGACCAAGGCTCTGATGTTGCTAGAGGGTCGGGGCATCAGAGGAGATCACACCCCCATCACCACAgccacagccaatcagaaactgCTAAAGGCTAAACCCCTGAGAGCTCTGGATAGAGAGTCCTGCCTGCCCGAGAAAGACTCCGCCTACAAAGCACAGATGCTGGCTAAAGAGAAGGCAGAAGGTCGCGGCAGTGCTGCTAGAGGACAGGAGATGGTCACAAGAGAGGAGAAAGgtaaaagagaggaaaggaaagaggtGGAGAAAAGAGATGAGAGGAAGATGAAAGAGGAATCTCAGAGTAGCAGCAGCTCAGATTCGGAGGAAGAACGGGAGAAAGGGAAGatcaagaaaaagaagaaatgcacCTCAAGTtgctcatcctcctcttcatcctgcTCTGGTTCCTCCTCgtcttcttcctcctcgtcctcttcgTCGTCCTCTTCGTCCACTGATGACTCTTCCTGCAGCTCAGATGAAGAGAGAACCCCTACTTCTCCACAAGGTCCTGTCGCCCCACCTCCACTACAGGACAAccccaaagaagaaaaaaaagatgatgatgaagaagaagaaggagaggaggaagagaggaagaatgaGGTGGAGGTaaaagtggaagaagaagaagaagaagaagaagagctgtCTCCTCTCTCACCATCTTCCTCTCCTTCAGCCTCACCAACTCCATCTGCTCCCGCAAAACCAGCCACGGGGAAGGGCTCTGGGCAAAGGGGCCGTCCTCCGAAACCAAAGCCCAGCGGAGGAGAGGGGAAGGTGGGGAGACCGAAGCGGAGAGAGGGGGTCCACCTCCCCACAACCAAAGAGCTGGCGAAACGTCAGAGGCTTCCCAGTGTGGAGAACAGGCCCAAAATCTCTGCTTTCCTTCCAGCCAGACAGCTCTGGAAGTGGTTTGGAAAACCCACTCag AGACGTGGTATGAAGGGAAAGGCCAAGAAGCTCTTCTATAAGGCTATTGTGCGTGGCCGAGAGATGATCCGCATCGGTGACTGCGCTGTGTTCCTGTCCGCCGGTCGGCCCAACTTGCCCTTCATCGGCCGCATCCAGAGCATGTGGGAGTCGTGGGGCAGCAACATGGTGGTCAGGGTCAACTGGTTCTATCATCCAGAGGAGACAAACCCCGGCAAGAAACTTACTGACAAGAAG AACTGGGACCAGATGTGTGGTCAGTCTTTGCCGGCAGCTCTGCACTCTTCTATCCAGAGGAAAGACTTCATGGAG CGCGCCCTCTACCAGTCGTCTCACAGCGACGAGAACGATGTGCAGACGGTCAGTCA